The following proteins are encoded in a genomic region of Arcobacter suis CECT 7833:
- a CDS encoding 2OG-Fe(II) oxygenase: MTQISNNIYCSDFLLDLDIKTKLLPNPYYDYPFLIINNFLDKNECDEINKEIKKDEDVQKAQLRANSAQIKATTNEEIRKTNIYALNKTHAELYTNRFLQHQALIEDYFKLALTTSTDVQVLEYLKGSFYAMHSDDSSMMYKNGELVGFTPVTNQRKITTVLFTTSYDEITSDNTFTGGELLFNFLYDENGNEVKIKPKAGDMVVFLSNPYFTHEVLKVIDGRRITLVQWHNAIIN; encoded by the coding sequence ATGACACAAATTAGCAATAATATTTATTGTTCAGATTTTTTACTTGATTTGGATATAAAAACAAAGTTATTACCAAATCCCTATTATGACTATCCTTTTTTAATTATAAACAACTTTTTAGATAAAAATGAGTGTGATGAAATTAATAAAGAGATAAAAAAAGATGAAGATGTACAAAAAGCTCAACTAAGAGCAAATAGCGCCCAGATTAAAGCAACTACAAATGAAGAGATTAGAAAAACTAACATCTACGCTTTAAATAAAACTCATGCAGAACTTTATACAAATAGATTTTTACAACATCAAGCGTTAATAGAAGATTATTTCAAATTAGCACTTACAACTTCTACGGATGTTCAAGTTTTAGAGTATCTAAAAGGCTCTTTTTATGCCATGCATAGTGATGATTCAAGTATGATGTATAAAAACGGTGAGTTAGTAGGTTTTACTCCTGTTACAAATCAAAGAAAAATCACAACTGTTTTATTTACAACTTCTTATGATGAAATTACAAGTGACAATACTTTTACAGGTGGGGAACTTTTGTTTAATTTTCTTTATGACGAAAATGGAAATGAAGTAAAAATAAAACCAAAAGCTGGGGATATGGTTGTATTTTTAAGTAATCCATATTTCACCCATGAAGTTTTAAAAGTAATTGATGGAAGAAGAATAACTCTAGTTCAATGGCATAACGCAATCATCAATTAA
- a CDS encoding phytanoyl-CoA dioxygenase family protein, with amino-acid sequence MKLDENQLREFHENGFLVLKNFADSQTCDEILQKAKIHLENKIAPIETEQEYMKNDENEITVRRLRQVYDREEVFQRWMTNEKIRPILKQILNDTPVLTLAHHNSIMTKLPFESTRTFWHQDRRYWNFKNNDLVSVWLSLGDEYLENGLLEFIPKSHKITFEKEQFDEVDNFLDSHPKNIELIKTKVHTNLQKGDVVLFHCKTLHHANKNSSDKPKISFVYTVRASSNKPITNTRSDFKEVILD; translated from the coding sequence ATGAAATTAGATGAAAATCAACTAAGAGAGTTCCATGAAAATGGTTTTTTAGTTCTTAAAAACTTTGCAGATTCGCAAACTTGTGATGAGATTCTACAAAAAGCAAAAATCCACCTAGAAAACAAAATAGCTCCCATTGAAACGGAACAAGAGTACATGAAAAATGATGAAAATGAAATCACAGTGCGAAGACTAAGACAAGTTTACGATAGAGAAGAAGTTTTCCAAAGATGGATGACAAATGAGAAAATCAGACCTATTTTAAAACAAATTTTAAATGATACTCCTGTTTTAACTTTAGCTCATCATAACTCAATTATGACAAAATTACCATTTGAAAGTACAAGAACTTTTTGGCATCAAGATAGAAGATATTGGAATTTTAAAAATAATGATTTAGTTTCTGTTTGGTTGAGTCTTGGGGATGAATATTTAGAAAATGGTCTTTTAGAGTTTATTCCAAAATCTCACAAAATCACTTTTGAAAAAGAGCAGTTTGATGAAGTTGATAATTTTTTAGATTCTCATCCAAAAAACATTGAACTAATAAAAACAAAAGTTCATACAAATCTGCAAAAAGGTGATGTTGTTTTATTTCATTGTAAAACTCTGCATCATGCAAACAAAAATAGTTCAGATAAGCCAAAAATCTCTTTTGTTTATACTGTACGTGCATCTTCAAATAAACCAATCACAAATACAAGAAGTGATTTCAAAGAGGTAATTCTTGACTAA
- a CDS encoding helix-hairpin-helix domain-containing protein, protein MTNNLINLLEEKTSFSKGIIQNILKLLDDGCTIPFIARYRKDLTSNATDEQLRDFEDIYNYSLKLLNRKEEIINILKERNFLDEKLLGHINSATTLQILEDIYAPFKDKKSSRTLSAIENGLEPLSNIIQSMKYSLDEINQKAKQFINKEVTTIEDAISGASDIIAQRYADDFRTKEVIRNIVLNYGILETKKTKTFNESGVYVSVANVSEKIKYIKSHRFLAINRAVNEKELTMKIEVDENYILENIKKYKIPSSASSSKEIVFEAYKDGLKRLLLPSLKREALTLLKEKSSSEAITLFGKNLKELLLTPPLVNQVILGMDPGYVSGCKLAVIDENGNYLASNVIYPTKPKEDFVNSSKIVLELIKKYKINSIAIGNGTASQETAAFISKLINENSLDVKYAVVSEIGASVYSASKIAMMEYPNLDVTIRGAISIAQRLRDPMAALVKIDPKSLGIGQYQHDVNQKELEQKLENVTVDLVNKVGVDINSASYKLLSFISGISEKLALNIIEHKEKIKNFKTKSELLKVKGIGAKAYEQSVGFLRIKDGKSILDNTAIHPENYDVVEKLQKKYKIEEIKDSEIETISKELNCPILLLKDIIAELLKPGYDVRSEFNEVEFSKDIKSIEDLKEGFIVSGVVRNITDFGAFVDIGLKNDGLIHISQISEKRISHPMDVLSINQQLKNIKVISIDLEKQRVGLSLK, encoded by the coding sequence TTGACTAATAATCTAATAAATCTACTAGAAGAAAAAACATCATTTTCTAAAGGTATAATTCAAAATATATTAAAACTTCTTGATGATGGTTGTACTATTCCATTTATTGCAAGATATAGAAAAGATTTAACTTCAAATGCCACAGATGAACAACTGCGTGATTTTGAAGATATTTATAACTACTCTTTAAAACTTTTAAATAGAAAAGAAGAGATTATAAATATCCTAAAAGAGCGTAACTTTTTGGATGAAAAACTTTTAGGTCATATAAATAGTGCTACAACTTTACAAATTTTAGAAGATATTTATGCCCCATTTAAAGATAAAAAATCTTCAAGAACTTTAAGTGCTATTGAAAATGGACTTGAACCACTCAGCAATATTATTCAATCAATGAAATATTCACTTGATGAAATAAATCAAAAAGCAAAACAGTTTATAAATAAAGAAGTTACAACAATAGAAGATGCAATCTCAGGAGCTAGTGATATTATCGCCCAAAGATATGCAGATGATTTTAGAACAAAAGAAGTTATTAGAAATATCGTTTTAAACTATGGAATACTAGAAACAAAAAAAACAAAAACATTTAATGAATCAGGTGTTTATGTAAGTGTTGCAAATGTGAGTGAAAAAATAAAATACATAAAATCACATAGATTTTTAGCAATCAATCGGGCAGTAAATGAAAAAGAACTAACTATGAAAATCGAAGTTGATGAAAACTATATTTTAGAAAATATAAAAAAATATAAAATTCCATCAAGTGCATCTAGCTCAAAAGAGATAGTATTTGAAGCCTACAAAGACGGACTAAAAAGACTTTTACTTCCAAGTCTAAAAAGAGAAGCACTAACTTTACTAAAAGAGAAATCATCAAGTGAAGCAATCACACTTTTTGGGAAAAATCTAAAAGAGTTACTTTTAACTCCACCACTAGTTAATCAAGTGATTTTAGGAATGGATCCGGGTTATGTGAGTGGTTGCAAACTTGCAGTCATTGATGAAAATGGAAACTATCTAGCTTCAAATGTGATATATCCAACCAAACCAAAAGAGGATTTTGTAAACTCTTCTAAAATAGTTTTAGAGTTAATCAAAAAATATAAAATCAACTCAATAGCAATAGGAAATGGAACGGCTTCGCAAGAGACAGCAGCATTTATTTCAAAACTAATAAATGAAAACAGTTTAGATGTAAAATACGCAGTTGTTAGTGAAATAGGAGCAAGTGTTTATTCAGCTTCAAAAATAGCAATGATGGAGTATCCAAATCTTGATGTAACAATAAGGGGTGCAATTTCAATAGCTCAAAGACTTCGTGACCCGATGGCAGCTTTAGTAAAAATTGACCCAAAATCACTAGGAATTGGACAATATCAACACGATGTAAATCAAAAAGAGTTAGAACAAAAACTTGAAAATGTAACTGTGGATTTAGTAAATAAAGTAGGAGTTGATATAAACTCAGCTTCATACAAACTGCTTTCATTTATCTCAGGAATCTCTGAAAAACTTGCCCTTAATATAATAGAGCATAAAGAAAAAATCAAAAATTTCAAAACAAAATCAGAACTTCTAAAAGTAAAAGGAATCGGTGCAAAAGCCTATGAACAATCAGTTGGATTTTTACGAATCAAAGATGGAAAAAGTATCCTAGATAATACAGCGATTCATCCAGAAAATTACGATGTGGTTGAAAAATTACAGAAAAAATATAAAATAGAAGAGATAAAAGATAGTGAAATAGAAACTATCTCAAAAGAGCTAAACTGCCCTATTTTACTTCTAAAAGATATAATTGCAGAACTTTTAAAACCAGGCTACGATGTAAGAAGCGAATTTAATGAAGTGGAATTTTCAAAAGATATAAAATCAATAGAAGATTTAAAAGAAGGCTTCATCGTAAGTGGAGTTGTGCGAAATATCACAGATTTTGGAGCTTTTGTGGATATTGGTCTAAAAAATGACGGATTAATCCACATCTCACAAATCAGCGAAAAAAGGATTTCCCATCCAATGGATGTTTTAAGTATAAATCAACAGTTGAAAAATATCAAAGTTATTAGTATTGATTTGGAAAAACAGAGAGTTGGGTTGAGTTTGAAATAA
- a CDS encoding FRG domain-containing protein, producing MWKLDINTINNVSEYLDVIRKRGFLCCYRGQTQDWPLVPSLGRLKDRNFLDGLLEIEEEIVEKFTQYSYPYLENKSMSYFEYLIQAQHHGLPTRLLDFTSNPLIALYFAIEENISNTDGVVWGIDEFEQNKTPSINENKIVFYAPRHTNNRIINQNSIFAVFPIKRNTEEITPLETYNLRIFQKIIIPSNIKESIKNELNFLGINKMSIYPGIEGIVEKIKEELILK from the coding sequence ATGTGGAAATTAGATATAAATACAATTAATAATGTTTCTGAATATTTAGATGTAATTAGAAAAAGAGGTTTTTTATGTTGTTATAGAGGTCAAACACAAGATTGGCCGTTAGTTCCATCTTTAGGAAGATTAAAAGATAGAAATTTTTTAGATGGCTTACTTGAAATAGAAGAAGAAATTGTTGAAAAATTCACTCAGTATTCTTATCCTTATTTGGAAAATAAATCAATGTCATATTTTGAATACTTAATTCAAGCTCAACATCATGGTCTTCCAACAAGACTTTTAGATTTTACATCAAATCCATTAATTGCATTATATTTTGCTATTGAAGAAAATATTTCAAATACAGATGGAGTTGTTTGGGGTATTGATGAATTTGAACAAAATAAAACTCCTTCAATTAATGAAAATAAAATAGTATTTTATGCACCTAGACATACTAATAATAGAATAATAAACCAAAATAGTATTTTTGCTGTGTTCCCAATAAAAAGAAATACAGAAGAAATTACACCTTTAGAAACTTATAATTTAAGAATTTTTCAGAAAATAATTATTCCTTCCAATATAAAAGAATCCATAAAAAATGAATTAAATTTTTTAGGTATCAACAAAATGTCTATATATCCAGGAATAGAAGGAATAGTTGAAAAAATCAAGGAAGAACTTATATTAAAATAG
- a CDS encoding bifunctional diguanylate cyclase/phosphodiesterase, with translation MNKSVDYYREIFNNISEPVLLMEGSYFIDANYSALKLFNMSSVDELILLHPAQLSPKYQPDGELSSIKSNNHIEKCYKDGENNFEWLSKTFDDKTFLVEVNLKKIYINNKEIIQSILKDIEPIRLLKNELLKQKEQLEHKDNFINEINQTILSTSDGNKDLYDSLLLLEEYKKALDESSIVSKADLNGIITYVNDKFCQVSGYTKEELIGRNHNIIRHPETKRDFFIQLWNTISQKKVFKGIIKNRKKNGQSYYVDSTIIPILDKNNDIVEYIAIRNDLSPLFEKDKLIYEQFTDELTSLPNRQKLLNDLKNCISPKLALINLDRFKDINNSYGIEIGDKILKSFAKRLLIFKSTNLNIYRISGDIFAFMAFGNFKINELHKTCKNLNTLCDKESFIIDEDSFDISFTIGIADYNEKLLTHAEIALYWAKKINIDIGIFDEEMPIYKDLKRNIELTKDIKQALKDDNILIYGQKIINNKTKQIKYETLMRMKLPDGKILSPFVFLEHAKKARLYPMMTKKMIEKSCDYFKDKDTVFSINLMIEDIKNEKTINFLFTKLIETNVANRVVLEIVESEGIEKFEEVGDFIKKAKSLGCKVAIDDFGTGYSNFEYIIKLNVDFLKIDGSLIKNIHVNENIRLTVLTIVNFAKVLGIETVAEFVHCQEVQNVVESLGIDYSQGYLFHEPEHLIN, from the coding sequence ATGAATAAAAGTGTCGATTATTATAGAGAAATATTTAATAATATTTCAGAACCAGTTCTTTTGATGGAAGGTTCATATTTTATTGATGCAAATTATTCGGCTTTAAAACTTTTTAATATGAGTTCTGTTGATGAACTTATTTTATTACATCCAGCTCAATTATCTCCAAAATATCAACCTGATGGTGAACTTTCTAGTATTAAATCAAATAATCACATTGAAAAATGTTATAAAGATGGAGAAAATAATTTTGAATGGTTGTCAAAAACTTTTGATGATAAAACATTTTTAGTCGAAGTAAATTTAAAGAAAATATATATAAATAACAAAGAAATTATTCAATCTATTCTTAAAGATATTGAACCAATTAGGCTTCTTAAAAATGAATTATTAAAACAAAAAGAGCAGCTTGAACATAAAGATAATTTTATTAATGAGATAAATCAAACCATATTATCAACGAGTGATGGAAACAAAGATTTATATGATTCTTTATTATTACTAGAAGAATATAAAAAAGCTTTAGATGAAAGTTCAATTGTTTCAAAAGCTGATTTAAACGGGATTATAACTTATGTAAATGATAAGTTTTGTCAAGTTTCAGGATATACAAAAGAAGAATTAATTGGTAGAAATCACAACATTATAAGACATCCTGAAACAAAAAGAGATTTTTTTATACAACTGTGGAATACAATAAGTCAAAAAAAAGTATTCAAAGGAATAATAAAAAATAGAAAAAAGAATGGGCAATCTTATTATGTTGATTCAACTATTATTCCAATATTAGATAAAAATAATGATATTGTAGAATATATTGCAATTAGAAATGATTTAAGTCCATTATTTGAAAAAGATAAATTAATTTATGAACAATTTACTGATGAATTAACTTCTTTACCTAATAGACAAAAACTTTTAAATGATTTAAAAAACTGTATTTCCCCAAAACTTGCACTTATAAATTTGGATAGATTTAAAGATATAAATAACTCTTATGGTATAGAAATCGGAGATAAGATATTAAAAAGTTTTGCAAAAAGACTATTGATATTTAAAAGTACAAATCTTAATATTTATAGAATTTCAGGTGATATATTTGCTTTTATGGCATTTGGAAATTTTAAAATAAATGAATTACACAAAACATGTAAAAATCTTAATACTTTATGTGATAAAGAAAGTTTTATAATAGATGAAGATAGTTTTGATATTTCTTTTACAATTGGAATAGCAGATTATAATGAAAAACTATTGACACATGCTGAAATTGCATTATATTGGGCAAAAAAAATAAATATTGATATTGGAATTTTTGATGAAGAAATGCCAATTTATAAAGATTTAAAAAGAAATATTGAACTAACAAAAGATATAAAACAAGCTTTAAAAGATGATAATATTTTGATATATGGTCAAAAAATCATTAATAATAAAACAAAACAAATAAAATATGAAACATTAATGAGAATGAAACTTCCTGATGGTAAAATATTATCTCCGTTTGTATTTTTAGAGCATGCAAAAAAAGCAAGACTTTATCCTATGATGACAAAAAAAATGATTGAAAAATCTTGCGATTATTTCAAAGACAAAGATACGGTTTTTTCTATAAATCTAATGATTGAAGATATTAAAAATGAAAAAACAATCAACTTTTTATTTACAAAATTAATAGAAACAAATGTCGCAAATAGAGTTGTTTTAGAAATAGTAGAATCAGAAGGAATTGAAAAATTTGAGGAAGTTGGAGATTTTATAAAAAAAGCAAAATCACTTGGTTGTAAAGTTGCTATTGATGATTTTGGTACGGGATATTCAAACTTTGAATATATTATAAAGTTAAATGTGGATTTTCTAAAAATCGATGGTTCTTTGATTAAAAATATTCATGTAAATGAAAATATAAGATTGACAGTTTTAACTATTGTAAATTTTGCAAAAGTGCTTGGTATTGAAACTGTTGCGGAATTTGTGCATTGTCAAGAAGTACAAAATGTTGTAGAATCTTTAGGAATAGATTATTCTCAAGGATATTTATTTCATGAACCAGAGCATTTAATCAATTAG
- a CDS encoding RidA family protein — translation MKTIISTPKAPSAIGPYNQATAFDKLIFTSGQIALEPTTMEIVTGGVQEQTKQVMENLKAVLEEAGSSFENVLKTTCYLSDMDNFVAFNEIYGQYFKGETAPARSTVAVKTLPKNVLVEVDTIAFKN, via the coding sequence ATGAAAACTATAATATCTACACCAAAAGCTCCATCAGCAATTGGACCATATAATCAAGCAACAGCTTTTGATAAATTAATATTCACTTCTGGGCAAATCGCACTAGAGCCAACAACTATGGAAATAGTTACTGGTGGAGTTCAAGAGCAAACAAAACAAGTTATGGAAAACCTAAAAGCAGTTTTAGAAGAAGCTGGAAGTTCTTTTGAAAATGTTTTAAAAACTACTTGTTATTTATCAGATATGGATAATTTTGTAGCTTTTAATGAAATCTATGGACAATATTTCAAAGGTGAAACTGCACCTGCTAGAAGTACAGTTGCTGTTAAAACTTTACCAAAAAATGTTTTGGTTGAAGTAGATACAATAGCATTTAAAAACTAG
- a CDS encoding NUDIX hydrolase produces the protein MSNTSLEKIGCFNTILDPYNGITIESKDLPLNEEEFETNLNLLIENVKNRRFLIWIYIDIKKSDFIPVAIKKGFIFHSCDEEYILVVKRLKENSVIPTASNHTLGVGAIVINDKNELLVIKERVSSIGYKIPGGHIDDAEMITTALEREVLEETGIIVEFESIISLGHFYPHQFHKSNLYILCTAIPKSSEINIQDCHEVIDAKWVDVNEYLNDEEVLDYSKAIVMSAIKSKGFRRANQETLCHIKKDFELFFPIES, from the coding sequence ATGAGTAATACAAGTTTAGAAAAAATAGGGTGTTTTAACACAATCCTTGACCCGTATAATGGAATAACTATTGAATCAAAAGATTTACCTTTAAACGAAGAAGAGTTTGAAACTAATCTTAATCTTTTGATAGAAAATGTAAAAAATAGAAGATTTTTAATTTGGATTTATATAGATATAAAAAAATCTGATTTTATTCCAGTAGCTATAAAAAAAGGATTTATTTTTCACTCTTGTGATGAAGAATATATTTTAGTTGTAAAAAGATTAAAAGAAAACTCTGTAATTCCAACAGCTTCAAATCACACTTTAGGTGTTGGGGCAATTGTAATAAATGATAAAAATGAACTGCTAGTTATAAAAGAGAGAGTTTCAAGTATTGGATATAAAATTCCAGGTGGTCATATTGATGATGCTGAGATGATTACAACAGCTCTTGAGCGAGAAGTTCTTGAAGAAACAGGGATTATTGTGGAGTTTGAATCAATCATCTCTTTAGGGCATTTTTATCCCCACCAATTTCATAAATCAAATCTATATATTTTATGTACAGCAATTCCAAAAAGTTCAGAAATAAATATACAAGATTGCCATGAAGTAATTGATGCAAAATGGGTAGATGTAAATGAATATTTAAATGATGAAGAAGTTTTAGATTATTCAAAAGCAATAGTTATGTCAGCGATTAAATCAAAGGGATTTAGAAGAGCAAATCAAGAGACACTTTGTCATATCAAAAAAGATTTCGAACTATTTTTCCCAATAGAAAGTTAG
- a CDS encoding AraC family transcriptional regulator translates to MKKSTYEKRAKIANDVMNYVYKYIDTNINIDELCLELNVSKFHLHRIFKDEFGKNIYESIKSIRLQKASNLLITNKYSTITDISKMTGYSSQTSFLRAFKQRFNMTPKEWKNGGYKEYSNKIVEKITNQNENYSGFDITPTIVKMPEIKGYYIRHQGYDRSIKKTWQKLQTWIYTNDIKEYKQMALHHDNPIITPLEECQYIAIVSLENDELKDVTLPSLIIPKGIYAKFSLSGKYGDVIKLIQWVYHYWLIDSGYETTTSPSYTIYHKNHFLSLDEEFMLDYYVPIRYV, encoded by the coding sequence ATGAAAAAAAGCACCTATGAAAAAAGAGCCAAAATTGCAAATGATGTGATGAATTATGTTTATAAATATATTGATACAAATATCAATATTGATGAATTGTGTTTAGAATTAAATGTAAGTAAATTTCATCTACATAGAATTTTCAAGGATGAGTTTGGGAAAAATATTTATGAAAGTATAAAATCAATCAGACTTCAAAAAGCATCAAATCTTTTGATAACAAATAAATATTCAACAATTACAGATATATCTAAAATGACTGGTTATAGTTCTCAAACTTCATTTTTAAGGGCATTTAAACAAAGATTTAATATGACTCCAAAAGAGTGGAAAAATGGTGGATATAAAGAGTATTCAAATAAAATAGTTGAAAAAATCACTAATCAGAATGAAAATTACTCAGGGTTTGATATAACTCCAACTATTGTAAAAATGCCTGAAATAAAAGGTTATTACATCAGACATCAAGGTTATGATAGAAGTATTAAAAAAACATGGCAGAAACTTCAAACTTGGATTTATACAAATGATATAAAAGAGTATAAACAAATGGCTTTACATCATGATAATCCAATTATCACACCACTTGAAGAGTGTCAATATATTGCTATTGTATCTTTAGAAAATGATGAATTAAAAGATGTTACACTTCCAAGTTTAATTATTCCAAAGGGAATTTATGCCAAATTTTCATTAAGTGGAAAATATGGAGATGTAATAAAACTAATTCAGTGGGTTTATCACTATTGGTTAATTGATAGTGGTTATGAAACAACAACAAGTCCATCTTATACGATTTATCATAAAAACCACTTTTTGAGTTTGGATGAAGAGTTTATGTTGGATTATTATGTTCCAATTAGATATGTGTAA
- a CDS encoding aminotransferase-like domain-containing protein, which translates to MKRSFIREILESIDENTISFAGGLPSEKLFPRDDLKTATMKIFDNPKVFQYGISNGIPELREKIASRYTKEGFPTKKENILITTGSQQGMYILAKFYESKDITIEEPSYLGAMNIFRLNHLTMKGVELQKDGINIEKFKEGFKQTKLSYLIPDFQNPSATTYSDEKREEIAKIVKEENGILIEDSPYSELFFDKKNISISSKIPRNSFHLGSFSKTLVPSLRIGWIRADEDLIKSLMIIKESIDLHSCGISQYILNEYLEDEEKYEKHLQEIRDDYKQKADFFCEQLDKYLAEFKYEKPKGGMFLYGSFEGIDSFALVQKCIEQKVVYVPGNQFYIDKVPNGEIRFNYTHSSFEQIEKGIKLIKNCLDN; encoded by the coding sequence ATGAAACGGTCATTTATTCGAGAGATTCTTGAATCAATAGATGAAAATACAATCTCATTTGCAGGTGGACTTCCAAGTGAAAAATTATTCCCAAGAGATGACTTAAAAACAGCAACAATGAAAATATTTGATAATCCAAAAGTATTTCAATATGGAATTAGTAATGGAATACCTGAATTAAGAGAAAAAATTGCTTCAAGATATACAAAAGAGGGGTTCCCAACCAAAAAAGAGAATATTTTAATTACAACAGGAAGCCAACAGGGAATGTATATTCTTGCAAAGTTTTATGAATCAAAAGATATTACAATAGAAGAACCATCTTATTTGGGAGCTATGAATATTTTTAGATTAAATCATCTTACAATGAAAGGAGTAGAACTACAAAAAGATGGAATAAATATTGAAAAATTCAAAGAGGGTTTTAAACAAACAAAATTATCATATTTAATTCCAGATTTTCAAAATCCAAGTGCTACAACTTATAGCGATGAAAAAAGAGAAGAAATAGCAAAAATAGTAAAAGAAGAAAATGGAATTTTAATAGAAGATTCTCCATATAGTGAACTATTTTTTGATAAAAAAAACATAAGTATTAGTTCAAAAATTCCTAGAAACTCATTTCATTTAGGGTCTTTTTCTAAAACATTAGTTCCAAGTTTAAGAATTGGTTGGATTAGAGCGGATGAAGATTTAATAAAATCTTTGATGATTATAAAAGAAAGTATTGATTTACACTCATGTGGAATTTCACAATATATTTTAAATGAGTATTTAGAAGATGAAGAAAAATACGAAAAACATCTTCAAGAAATTAGAGATGATTATAAACAAAAAGCAGACTTCTTTTGTGAACAATTGGACAAATATTTAGCAGAATTTAAATATGAAAAACCAAAAGGTGGAATGTTTTTATACGGTAGTTTTGAAGGAATTGACTCTTTTGCATTAGTTCAAAAATGTATAGAACAAAAAGTTGTTTATGTTCCAGGAAATCAGTTTTATATAGATAAAGTTCCAAATGGAGAGATTAGATTTAACTACACTCACTCAAGTTTTGAGCAGATAGAAAAAGGGATTAAACTAATCAAAAATTGTTTAGATAATTAA
- a CDS encoding DedA family protein, translating to MLTSIINFIVETVGSLGYTGIFIMMFLESSFFPFPSEVVMIPAGYLAYKGEMNMYLVILFGILGSLAGSLFNYYLAIKFGRKFLIKYGKYFFITEETIVRMEVFFKNHGHISTFSGRLIPVVRQYISLPAGLAKMNLFVFSLYTSLGAGIWVAILAILGYYLGDNEGLIKEYLRYIIVAILIALAFLAFWYYKKLQKTKVS from the coding sequence TTGCTTACAAGTATAATTAATTTTATTGTAGAAACTGTTGGAAGTTTAGGTTATACCGGTATTTTTATAATGATGTTTTTGGAAAGTTCATTTTTCCCATTTCCTTCTGAAGTAGTAATGATTCCAGCTGGATATTTAGCCTATAAAGGTGAAATGAATATGTATTTAGTAATTCTTTTTGGAATATTAGGTTCATTAGCTGGTTCATTATTTAACTACTATTTAGCTATTAAGTTTGGAAGAAAATTTTTAATTAAATATGGAAAATATTTTTTTATAACAGAAGAAACTATTGTTAGAATGGAAGTTTTTTTCAAAAATCATGGACATATTTCTACTTTTTCAGGAAGATTAATTCCTGTTGTGAGACAATATATTTCATTACCAGCAGGACTTGCAAAAATGAATCTATTTGTATTTAGTTTATATACAAGTTTAGGTGCTGGAATTTGGGTGGCAATTCTTGCTATTTTGGGTTATTATTTAGGTGATAATGAGGGATTGATAAAAGAATATTTACGATATATCATAGTTGCTATTTTAATAGCTCTTGCTTTTTTAGCTTTTTGGTACTACAAAAAACTACAAAAAACAAAAGTTTCGTAA
- the rplS gene encoding 50S ribosomal protein L19 produces MKNRYIASFEAAQIASKVIPQFRAGDTVKLGVEIKEGEKVRIQLFEGIVIARSGNGVDSTFTVRKIGANSIGVERIFPLYSDSLKSIDVLRRGRVRRAKLHFLRGLKGKAARIKELKR; encoded by the coding sequence ATGAAAAATAGATATATTGCTAGTTTTGAAGCAGCTCAAATTGCGTCAAAAGTTATCCCTCAATTCAGAGCAGGAGATACTGTAAAACTTGGTGTTGAAATTAAAGAGGGTGAAAAAGTTAGAATTCAGCTTTTTGAAGGAATTGTTATTGCTAGAAGTGGTAACGGTGTAGATTCAACTTTTACAGTTAGAAAAATTGGTGCAAACTCAATTGGTGTTGAAAGAATTTTCCCATTATATTCTGATTCATTAAAATCAATTGATGTATTAAGAAGAGGAAGAGTTAGACGTGCTAAACTTCACTTCTTAAGAGGATTAAAAGGTAAAGCTGCAAGAATTAAAGAATTAAAAAGATAG